The following proteins come from a genomic window of Leptospira neocaledonica:
- a CDS encoding SemiSWEET transporter, with amino-acid sequence MDPISLLGFIACTLTTLAFLPQLIKVILEKRTRDISRNMYLVLSVGVFFWLCYGVLKNDFPIILANAFTLLFTTTILWYKLRSKEEE; translated from the coding sequence ATGGATCCGATTTCTTTACTTGGATTTATAGCTTGTACTTTGACCACTCTGGCATTTCTTCCCCAGCTTATTAAAGTGATCCTAGAAAAAAGGACCAGGGATATTTCCAGGAATATGTATCTGGTTCTTTCCGTGGGAGTATTTTTCTGGCTTTGTTACGGGGTCCTAAAGAATGATTTTCCGATCATTCTTGCAAATGCATTCACCTTACTTTTTACCACTACAATTCTCTGGTATAAACTCCGTTCCAAAGAAGAAGAATAA
- the lsa33 gene encoding surface adhesin Lsa33: protein MKRIAITFFLALSIVFVDCKKAKEDLQGGVITFTKGTVKIFDNAGKEKAVSIDTFLLPEDKIETGKDSYADLQLTEGVLVRIKENTSLTLKKIFIDSANGETFADLGLTKGKIFTKVAGKLTKTSKFTVSTPTVVASVRGTEFIVEESGKGTSTRVSDGSVEVADADNPESQAIADAGENVSSNGDTFKEQPLTEDETQELKDDSATIQSITEEQRARIQEILKDFQENKARILQGLEEQKQRNRELIEGAKEENRKLLEEAKSAGKEEKEAIQKAGKEEKEKVKSSMDDAKKELENQRKSLKDQAAPK from the coding sequence ATGAAACGGATTGCCATAACCTTCTTTCTGGCCCTCAGCATTGTATTTGTAGATTGTAAGAAAGCCAAAGAAGATCTCCAAGGTGGAGTGATCACATTCACCAAAGGAACAGTAAAAATTTTCGATAATGCCGGGAAAGAAAAAGCAGTATCTATTGATACTTTCCTTCTACCGGAAGATAAGATAGAAACAGGAAAAGATTCTTATGCGGACCTTCAGTTGACTGAGGGAGTTTTAGTTAGGATCAAAGAAAACACAAGCCTTACTTTAAAGAAAATTTTTATAGATTCCGCAAACGGAGAAACCTTCGCAGATTTGGGGCTGACCAAGGGGAAAATTTTTACCAAGGTTGCGGGTAAGCTAACCAAAACTTCCAAGTTTACCGTTTCTACTCCTACAGTTGTAGCTTCCGTTAGAGGAACCGAGTTCATTGTAGAAGAATCCGGTAAAGGAACAAGCACAAGAGTTTCTGATGGATCGGTTGAAGTAGCAGACGCAGATAATCCTGAAAGCCAAGCGATTGCAGATGCAGGAGAAAACGTAAGCTCTAACGGAGATACATTCAAAGAACAACCTTTAACAGAAGATGAAACGCAAGAATTAAAAGATGATTCTGCGACTATCCAATCCATTACGGAAGAACAAAGAGCTCGTATCCAAGAGATCCTGAAAGATTTCCAGGAAAATAAAGCTCGGATCCTCCAAGGACTAGAAGAGCAAAAACAAAGAAATAGAGAACTGATTGAAGGCGCAAAAGAAGAAAATCGTAAACTTCTAGAAGAAGCTAAGAGTGCCGGAAAAGAAGAAAAAGAAGCCATCCAAAAGGCAGGCAAAGAAGAGAAAGAAAAAGTAAAATCTTCTATGGACGATGCCAAGAAGGAATTGGAAAACCAGCGTAAGTCTTTAAAAGACCAAGCAGCTCCTAAATAA
- a CDS encoding ferredoxin, which translates to MTKIAYVDKDNCTSCNQCADNLPKYFQMDDNDTSETHIGGENVNQAQIPEEDWKTVQKEMDECPGECIHWRK; encoded by the coding sequence ATGACCAAAATAGCCTATGTAGACAAGGACAACTGTACTTCTTGCAACCAGTGTGCAGACAATCTACCTAAGTACTTTCAAATGGACGATAACGATACTTCCGAAACTCATATCGGAGGAGAGAATGTAAACCAAGCTCAAATCCCTGAAGAAGATTGGAAAACAGTTCAGAAAGAGATGGATGAATGTCCCGGTGAATGTATTCACTGGAGAAAGTAA
- the fliM gene encoding flagellar motor switch protein FliM: MTEILSQDEIDALLNAISSGEVAEDEYSSVGEQKKVKIYDFKRPDKFSKDQIRTLQMMHETFARLATTGLSAQLRALVHVHVAAVDQLTYEEFIRSIPNPTTLAVINMDPLRGSAILEIDPSISFTIIDRLFGGKGETAKISRELSEIEMSVMEGIIVRILGNMREAWSTVIDLRPRLGNIETNPQFAQVVPPNDMVVLINLETKIGEVEGLTNLCIPYITIEPIINKLSAQYWYSSIRKGELDENRAIIQERLDQVQIPVIAEVGSVDISILDFMNLTVGDVVKLENTTTRSDMLVKVGERKKFKCLPGRVGNRLAIQIGDRVEDIPDELLGSTRSEQEY, translated from the coding sequence ATGACCGAGATATTATCCCAAGACGAGATAGACGCATTATTAAACGCGATCTCCAGCGGAGAGGTGGCGGAGGATGAGTATTCTTCCGTAGGGGAACAGAAAAAGGTCAAAATTTACGACTTCAAACGTCCCGACAAATTTTCAAAAGACCAGATCCGTACTCTCCAGATGATGCACGAGACATTCGCTCGTTTGGCAACAACCGGACTTTCTGCTCAGCTCCGAGCCTTAGTTCATGTTCACGTGGCTGCTGTGGATCAGTTAACGTACGAAGAATTCATTCGTTCTATTCCGAATCCGACCACACTTGCGGTCATCAATATGGACCCGCTTAGAGGTTCTGCAATTTTAGAAATAGATCCTTCTATTTCCTTCACGATCATCGACCGTCTATTCGGTGGTAAAGGAGAGACTGCCAAGATCTCTCGAGAACTTTCCGAGATTGAGATGAGCGTAATGGAAGGGATTATCGTTCGTATCTTAGGAAACATGAGAGAAGCCTGGTCCACAGTGATCGACCTTCGACCTCGTTTGGGGAATATAGAAACGAATCCTCAGTTCGCTCAGGTTGTACCTCCGAATGACATGGTGGTTTTGATTAACTTAGAGACTAAGATCGGAGAGGTAGAAGGTCTTACCAACCTTTGTATTCCTTATATCACGATCGAGCCTATCATTAATAAGCTGTCCGCTCAGTACTGGTATTCTTCCATCCGTAAAGGTGAGTTGGATGAGAACAGAGCAATTATCCAAGAACGTTTGGATCAGGTGCAAATCCCTGTGATCGCAGAAGTGGGTTCCGTGGATATTTCCATTCTGGATTTTATGAATTTAACCGTAGGCGATGTTGTAAAATTAGAAAACACCACTACTAGATCGGACATGCTTGTAAAAGTAGGGGAACGCAAAAAGTTCAAATGCCTTCCTGGACGCGTGGGAAATAGACTCGCTATCCAGATCGGAGATAGAGTAGAAGACATTCCAGATGAATTACTTGGTTCTACTAGATCTGAGCAAGAATACTGA
- a CDS encoding peptidylprolyl isomerase codes for MNYLNVKSKSKIGIIGSLAWFTILLFSFACKANPYAEQRYVPEAYSPVEVVVKKEEKTRFPLPEKPAIYALIQTTQGDMLFELFDKDASKTVQNFIDLAQGEKEFTLRNGQPQKRPFYDGLTFHRVIEGFMIQGGCPYGDGSGTPGYRFADEINAASLGLDQAKIGQSQFYTGYLYRYIGGELGIRSQREADERREELESNLEKAKNLSVMEILYRLGYRYNNVVKSKKAIKGALAMANAGPNTNGSQFFINQVDTPHLDGLHTVFGQIVQGAEVVDKIIASGNGKTTIRKVSIYDKRTK; via the coding sequence ATGAATTATCTGAATGTAAAATCGAAATCTAAGATCGGAATTATAGGATCTTTAGCATGGTTTACGATTTTATTATTTTCGTTTGCCTGTAAGGCAAATCCATATGCGGAACAAAGATATGTTCCGGAAGCATATAGCCCTGTCGAAGTGGTCGTCAAAAAAGAGGAAAAAACTCGTTTCCCTCTTCCTGAAAAACCGGCTATTTATGCACTTATCCAAACCACTCAAGGAGATATGCTTTTCGAATTATTCGATAAGGATGCTTCTAAAACTGTCCAAAACTTCATCGACCTAGCCCAAGGAGAGAAAGAATTCACTCTTCGAAATGGCCAACCTCAAAAAAGACCGTTCTATGATGGATTAACTTTCCATAGAGTGATCGAAGGTTTTATGATCCAAGGTGGATGTCCTTATGGAGACGGATCCGGGACCCCTGGATACAGATTCGCTGATGAGATCAATGCTGCGAGTTTAGGTCTGGATCAGGCTAAGATCGGTCAGTCCCAGTTTTATACAGGTTACTTGTACAGATACATTGGTGGTGAACTTGGTATCAGAAGCCAGAGAGAAGCTGACGAGAGAAGGGAAGAACTAGAAAGCAATTTAGAGAAAGCTAAAAATCTTTCCGTCATGGAAATCCTATATAGACTAGGCTATCGTTATAATAATGTAGTCAAAAGTAAAAAGGCGATCAAGGGAGCCTTGGCAATGGCAAACGCAGGGCCGAATACAAACGGTTCTCAATTTTTCATCAACCAAGTAGATACTCCTCATTTGGACGGATTGCATACTGTATTCGGGCAGATCGTCCAAGGTGCCGAGGTAGTAGATAAGATCATCGCTTCCGGAAACGGTAAGACTACCATCCGCAAAGTTTCTATTTACGATAAGAGGACAAAGTAA
- the argH gene encoding argininosuccinate lyase — protein sequence MKTPEDKSAKLWGGRFKEKASSIMERIGESISFDQKLYKEDLEGSRAHAKMLAKMGILNSTELKDILDGLNQVEEEIESGNFKFSSELEDIHMHVESRLTELKGEVGKKLHTARSRNDQVAQDTRLYVRNRIQEILLRLDSLREALYEQASKNIDTIIPGYTHLQVAQPIRASHFLLAYFWMFTRDLEFFEFASKTSNILVLGSGAMAGVNYQNDREFLASELKADSISPNSMDGVSNRDHLLQFLFAAVQTMSHASRFCEDIVLYSSQEFGLVKLPDSLTTGSSIMPQKKNPDIAELIRGKSARVAGNLNHLIGLLKGLPLTYNRDLQEDKLAVFDAVETVLLSLEGLEAMVSEIQFRPERGERSLKEGFATATDLADFLVGEKKVPFRTAHELVGRLVSECVERKENLFTISEEVRKGISPYFTGEEYSKAVSLELSTDKKSSYGGTSKSRQLEQLELAKQSIKSIQRNTK from the coding sequence ATGAAAACACCTGAGGACAAGAGTGCTAAACTTTGGGGAGGAAGATTTAAAGAAAAAGCTTCTTCCATCATGGAAAGAATAGGAGAATCTATTTCTTTTGACCAAAAATTATATAAGGAAGATCTAGAGGGAAGTAGGGCACATGCCAAGATGCTTGCGAAGATGGGCATCTTAAACTCTACAGAATTAAAAGACATACTAGACGGATTAAATCAGGTAGAAGAGGAAATCGAATCCGGAAACTTCAAATTTAGTTCCGAGCTGGAAGACATTCACATGCATGTGGAATCCAGGCTTACGGAACTGAAAGGAGAAGTAGGAAAAAAATTACATACTGCCAGATCCAGAAACGACCAAGTCGCCCAAGACACGAGACTTTATGTAAGAAATAGGATCCAAGAAATTTTACTCCGTTTGGATTCTCTGAGAGAAGCACTCTACGAACAAGCCTCTAAAAATATAGATACAATCATTCCGGGATACACTCATTTACAAGTGGCACAACCGATCCGTGCGTCTCATTTTCTATTGGCTTATTTTTGGATGTTCACTCGGGATTTGGAATTTTTCGAATTCGCTAGTAAGACTTCGAATATTCTGGTGTTGGGTTCCGGTGCTATGGCTGGAGTGAATTACCAAAACGACAGAGAGTTTTTAGCTTCCGAATTAAAAGCGGATTCTATTTCTCCAAATAGTATGGATGGTGTTTCGAATCGGGATCATCTTCTTCAGTTTTTATTTGCCGCCGTTCAAACAATGTCCCATGCTTCTCGTTTTTGCGAGGATATCGTTCTATATTCTTCCCAGGAATTCGGTCTTGTAAAACTGCCTGATTCATTGACTACCGGGTCTTCTATCATGCCTCAGAAAAAAAATCCGGATATTGCTGAGCTTATCCGTGGGAAGTCCGCAAGGGTGGCGGGTAACTTAAATCATCTCATTGGGCTCTTAAAGGGATTGCCTCTTACCTACAATCGTGATTTACAAGAAGACAAGTTAGCTGTTTTTGATGCTGTGGAAACCGTTCTTTTAAGTTTGGAAGGTTTGGAAGCAATGGTATCCGAAATACAATTCAGACCAGAAAGGGGAGAAAGATCCCTGAAGGAAGGATTTGCCACTGCGACCGACTTGGCCGACTTCCTGGTGGGAGAAAAAAAAGTCCCGTTTAGAACAGCACATGAACTGGTCGGGAGACTTGTCTCTGAATGTGTGGAACGAAAAGAGAATTTATTCACAATCTCAGAAGAGGTTCGAAAAGGAATTTCTCCGTATTTTACAGGAGAAGAATATTCCAAGGCGGTGAGTTTGGAACTTTCTACAGACAAAAAATCGAGTTACGGTGGAACTTCCAAATCTAGACAATTAGAACAATTGGAACTCGCGAAACAATCTATCAAATCAATCCAAAGGAATACGAAATGA
- a CDS encoding heme-binding domain-containing protein translates to MRKIWIRLGIGLLVVFLALQLIPVQPPLGKNTNEIKTEERVKKIFRKSCYDCHSDLVQWPWYSKVFPVSLYISHHIEEGREELNFSEWETLKPEKKADLAEEILEEVEEGHMPPKDYIFLHSNSKLDQEEIEILKDWLQTFAENQ, encoded by the coding sequence ATGAGAAAAATTTGGATTCGTCTGGGAATTGGGCTACTAGTCGTATTCCTTGCTCTTCAGTTAATCCCCGTACAACCTCCGTTAGGAAAGAATACTAATGAAATCAAAACGGAAGAACGCGTCAAAAAGATTTTTCGAAAGTCTTGTTATGACTGCCATTCGGATTTAGTACAATGGCCTTGGTATTCCAAGGTTTTTCCAGTTTCTTTATATATCTCTCATCATATTGAAGAAGGCCGAGAAGAATTGAATTTTTCGGAATGGGAAACCTTAAAACCGGAAAAAAAGGCGGATCTGGCCGAAGAAATATTAGAAGAAGTAGAAGAAGGTCATATGCCTCCCAAGGATTATATTTTCCTACATTCCAATTCTAAACTGGATCAGGAAGAAATAGAAATTCTAAAGGACTGGCTCCAAACATTTGCGGAAAATCAATAA
- a CDS encoding NfeD family protein, whose product MDFLQDGHNLSYLWIASGIILMVAELFIPGTFVFFLGLSASIIGAVSYFIEMKFWTQILAWGILSGILIWLGASFLRKFFPSASEKAILNPEEGPGRIVLVSKDVLVERKGGRVVFQGTEWDAISKSKRIEAGKRVRILERENLTFVVEPLELPEI is encoded by the coding sequence ATGGACTTTTTACAAGACGGACATAACCTTTCTTACCTTTGGATCGCCTCCGGGATCATTCTCATGGTGGCCGAACTTTTTATCCCAGGCACCTTCGTTTTCTTTTTGGGCCTTTCTGCTAGTATTATTGGTGCGGTTTCTTATTTTATAGAAATGAAATTTTGGACCCAGATTTTGGCCTGGGGAATCTTGTCAGGAATACTCATTTGGCTGGGAGCAAGTTTCTTGCGAAAATTTTTTCCTTCCGCTTCGGAAAAAGCCATTTTAAATCCGGAAGAAGGACCTGGCAGGATCGTACTCGTTTCTAAAGATGTACTGGTAGAAAGAAAAGGTGGAAGAGTCGTATTCCAAGGAACAGAATGGGACGCGATCAGCAAATCCAAAAGAATAGAAGCTGGCAAAAGAGTTAGAATTTTAGAAAGGGAAAATTTAACCTTCGTGGTGGAACCCTTGGAACTTCCGGAAATTTAA
- a CDS encoding stomatin-like protein, producing MFSLFFTIVFIGIIYLIMKTCIVVPQNYSFVVERLGVFRGALNAGFHFLIPIIDQIRYKQNLKEIAIDIPPQTCITKDNVSILVDGILYIRVMDPYKASYEIENFRMATIQLAQTTLRSEIGKLVLDHTFSERDDINANVVRALDEATDPWGIKVTRYEIKNISPPKEILHEMEEQVKAERVKRAEITISEGEKLARINRSMGERQEAINLSEGEKIKKVNEAEGKAKEIEFIAKAKARGIQMIAEASGTEGGTEAVNLQITEDYLSGLGEILQKAKTTVLPIEMANVVGVFEGLSKVTNKFPGLDSGKE from the coding sequence ATGTTTTCTTTATTTTTTACAATAGTGTTTATCGGGATCATTTATTTGATCATGAAAACCTGTATCGTGGTCCCCCAAAACTATAGTTTTGTAGTGGAAAGATTGGGAGTGTTCAGAGGTGCTCTCAATGCAGGATTTCATTTTTTAATTCCGATCATAGACCAGATTCGATACAAGCAGAACTTAAAAGAGATCGCAATCGATATTCCCCCGCAAACCTGTATTACTAAGGACAATGTGTCCATTCTTGTGGATGGAATTTTATATATTCGCGTGATGGACCCTTACAAAGCATCCTACGAAATTGAAAATTTCAGAATGGCGACTATACAATTAGCACAAACCACTCTTCGTTCCGAAATTGGAAAATTGGTATTAGACCATACATTCTCAGAAAGAGACGATATTAATGCGAATGTGGTTCGAGCCTTGGACGAGGCGACCGACCCATGGGGAATCAAGGTAACTCGTTACGAGATCAAGAATATTTCCCCACCTAAAGAAATCCTGCATGAAATGGAAGAACAGGTAAAAGCGGAACGAGTTAAACGTGCTGAGATCACAATCTCGGAAGGAGAAAAACTGGCTCGAATCAATCGTTCCATGGGAGAAAGACAGGAAGCAATCAATCTTTCCGAAGGGGAAAAGATCAAAAAAGTAAACGAAGCCGAAGGTAAAGCAAAAGAGATCGAATTTATTGCAAAAGCTAAGGCCAGAGGGATCCAAATGATCGCAGAAGCCAGCGGAACCGAAGGTGGAACAGAAGCAGTCAATTTGCAAATCACAGAAGATTATCTTTCCGGTTTAGGTGAAATTTTACAAAAAGCAAAAACTACAGTTCTTCCTATCGAGATGGCAAATGTAGTCGGAGTTTTCGAAGGGTTGTCCAAAGTAACGAATAAATTTCCGGGCTTAGATTCGGGGAAGGAATAG
- a CDS encoding SPFH domain-containing protein, protein MIIDLFLWIFWAGFAFYISYKLYRSVRIVSAQECIIVERLGRYNRTLHAGFHILIPFIDDDAYYHTLKEQAIDVPPQTCITKDNVKVEMDGILYLRVIDPQKASYGIDDYRFAVTQLVQTTMRAIIGTMDMDTTFETREVINSKILEVLDQAAEPWGVRVNRYEIVNIAPPKSIIEAMEREKKAQITKKAQISLSEGDRDARINRSLGIKEEAINKSEGEKQKRINEAEGLASEIESIAVATAKGIELLAASIKTKGGKEAVKLRIAQRFIKEVEKLGQEGTELVLPLNLSNFKSVMKSVLGNGEDKKG, encoded by the coding sequence ATGATTATAGATCTATTTTTATGGATATTTTGGGCCGGATTCGCCTTCTATATTTCTTATAAACTCTATCGTTCGGTTAGGATCGTATCTGCTCAGGAATGTATTATCGTAGAAAGATTAGGAAGATATAATAGAACCCTTCATGCAGGATTTCATATACTCATTCCTTTTATTGACGACGACGCATATTACCATACCTTAAAAGAACAGGCAATCGATGTCCCTCCCCAAACTTGTATTACCAAAGACAATGTGAAAGTGGAAATGGATGGGATCCTTTACTTAAGAGTTATAGACCCTCAAAAAGCCAGTTACGGGATCGACGATTATCGTTTTGCAGTTACTCAGCTAGTCCAAACAACCATGCGTGCTATTATAGGAACCATGGACATGGACACCACTTTCGAAACCAGGGAAGTGATTAATAGTAAGATCCTAGAAGTTTTGGACCAGGCTGCAGAACCTTGGGGAGTCCGAGTAAATCGCTATGAGATCGTAAATATTGCTCCTCCTAAATCCATTATCGAAGCGATGGAAAGAGAGAAAAAAGCACAGATCACCAAGAAGGCACAAATTTCTCTCTCCGAAGGAGATAGAGACGCAAGGATCAATCGTTCCTTAGGAATTAAAGAAGAAGCCATCAATAAATCCGAAGGGGAAAAACAAAAAAGAATCAATGAGGCGGAGGGTCTTGCTTCCGAAATTGAATCCATCGCGGTGGCTACCGCAAAAGGGATCGAGCTATTAGCAGCTTCCATTAAAACCAAAGGTGGAAAAGAAGCAGTAAAACTTAGGATTGCTCAGAGATTTATTAAAGAAGTAGAAAAATTAGGACAGGAAGGAACAGAACTAGTTCTTCCTTTAAATCTTTCGAATTTCAAATCGGTGATGAAATCCGTTTTAGGAAACGGCGAAGACAAAAAAGGTTAA
- the fliN gene encoding flagellar motor switch protein FliN — protein sequence MGEGSLSQDDIDALLTGSSPGGGGGGSADFNLSGELDSLLGDSGGAGASTSPASGGAPSFADIAAALGPSSTPAPPKASTRSSSVSSNTANLNLLLDVNVALTVELGRTNMYIKDVLGLNEGAVVELDNAVGEDLDILANGKLVGKGKLVLLDDYYGIRITEIVDPSRRMI from the coding sequence ATGGGTGAAGGCTCCCTTTCACAAGACGATATAGACGCATTACTAACCGGGTCCAGTCCGGGAGGTGGGGGCGGCGGCTCTGCAGATTTTAATCTGAGCGGAGAATTAGATTCTCTATTAGGAGATTCCGGTGGGGCAGGTGCTTCTACTTCTCCAGCATCCGGGGGTGCTCCCTCCTTTGCAGATATTGCTGCGGCTTTGGGACCTTCTTCCACTCCTGCACCTCCGAAAGCAAGTACTCGTTCTAGTTCCGTTTCTTCCAACACTGCAAATTTAAATCTATTACTAGATGTAAATGTGGCTCTCACTGTGGAATTAGGTAGAACCAATATGTACATTAAAGATGTTCTAGGTCTGAACGAAGGTGCTGTGGTAGAATTAGACAATGCTGTCGGAGAAGATTTAGATATTTTAGCAAACGGCAAATTGGTTGGAAAGGGAAAACTGGTTTTATTGGATGATTATTACGGAATTCGAATTACCGAAATAGTAGATCCTTCCAGAAGAATGATCTAA
- a CDS encoding AAA family ATPase: protein MKPEDLTTPVPRNSGNILDFTQAKNLLYSELKGLGVKDTELPAFVPDKKDLRIEFPIPGADKSQLLDCIQIVRNHIENLRIHTFEPGYVCLQALNENLFETKNILDNAKFRFYSGRNQSKIEITKKGDFHREEIFSAIDLFKYLRLSKQESVQNPKELLLRLGIDVFDPIEAKKKGDWMTFETIAGYEDVKRQILESIILPLKSPETLEELSKLTRKFPGRTKPRAILLEGEPGVGKTTMAKVISCMTEIPLIYVPVESILSKYYGESAQNMAYVFDVASLFPSCLLFLDEIDSLAGSRDDGLFEATRNILSVLLRKLDGFEGGQKSITLGATNRKQDLDKALVSRFDRSVFFPLPNEKERAAILGNYAKHLQDSERLTISQRLGSHSGRDLRDFCDFVERRWAANLIEKGLKPTPPPYELYLETSSKSGK from the coding sequence ATGAAACCTGAAGATTTGACCACTCCAGTCCCCCGAAATTCCGGAAATATCCTGGATTTCACCCAGGCAAAAAACCTACTTTATTCGGAGCTAAAAGGTTTAGGTGTCAAGGATACCGAACTTCCTGCGTTTGTACCAGACAAAAAGGATCTTAGGATAGAATTTCCCATCCCAGGCGCAGACAAAAGCCAACTATTAGATTGTATCCAGATCGTTCGGAATCATATCGAAAATCTTCGGATCCATACATTCGAGCCTGGGTATGTCTGCCTCCAGGCATTAAATGAGAATTTATTCGAAACCAAAAATATTCTAGACAATGCAAAGTTCCGTTTCTATTCGGGAAGAAACCAAAGTAAGATAGAGATCACTAAAAAAGGAGATTTCCATAGAGAGGAAATTTTTTCCGCAATCGATTTATTCAAATATCTCAGACTTTCCAAACAAGAGTCTGTCCAGAACCCGAAAGAATTGCTCCTCCGACTTGGGATAGATGTATTCGATCCAATCGAAGCCAAGAAGAAGGGAGACTGGATGACATTCGAGACCATTGCAGGTTACGAAGATGTCAAAAGGCAAATTTTAGAATCCATTATACTTCCTCTTAAATCTCCTGAAACCTTAGAAGAACTTTCCAAACTCACCCGAAAATTCCCAGGAAGAACAAAACCAAGGGCAATTCTTTTAGAAGGAGAACCGGGGGTCGGAAAAACTACCATGGCAAAGGTGATTTCTTGTATGACGGAGATCCCACTTATCTATGTACCGGTGGAATCCATTTTAAGTAAATATTATGGGGAAAGCGCCCAGAACATGGCTTATGTCTTTGACGTGGCATCCCTATTCCCTTCTTGCCTTTTGTTTTTAGATGAGATAGATTCCTTGGCCGGATCCAGGGACGACGGCCTATTCGAGGCCACCCGTAATATTCTATCCGTATTATTACGAAAACTGGATGGCTTCGAAGGGGGACAAAAATCGATCACCCTGGGCGCAACGAATAGAAAACAGGACCTGGACAAGGCCTTGGTTTCCAGATTTGACCGATCCGTATTCTTCCCCCTACCTAACGAAAAAGAAAGAGCTGCGATATTAGGAAATTATGCTAAACATTTACAGGATTCCGAGCGTTTAACAATTTCACAACGATTGGGATCGCATTCGGGCCGGGATTTAAGGGATTTTTGCGATTTTGTGGAAAGGAGATGGGCGGCCAATCTGATCGAAAAAGGATTGAAACCGACTCCTCCCCCCTATGAACTGTATTTGGAAACGAGTTCAAAATCAGGAAAATAA
- the fcpB gene encoding flagellar-coiling protein FcpB, whose product MKRKIAFCLAIFSIAGILNAQDNQAQKKEDAQVGAAILDTEKGLDQRVTALNERLKRHTVLMKMKVRILPFRTVLFKGKANNDECVPSNSNAQEDQANNCIRVEVYDFIKDEERGQGKVVQGGLSKYMEIYFEGPNTNDPDPRMEPPRKISKIISRVYKNNFLIEDKSVSEIIDRAPNDQPGHNDKIELFYQKNSYPEWNRPETPSEKGVGKYVLANVENTKTHPIRNSFKKTFYIKHLDSFDRLFTKIFDYNDQLGNENYKENVNTLKESLKY is encoded by the coding sequence ATGAAACGCAAAATCGCATTTTGCCTGGCAATTTTTTCAATCGCAGGCATACTCAACGCTCAAGACAACCAAGCCCAAAAGAAGGAAGACGCTCAAGTAGGCGCAGCTATCCTTGATACGGAAAAAGGTCTGGATCAAAGAGTTACAGCTCTAAACGAAAGACTGAAACGTCATACAGTACTCATGAAAATGAAAGTACGTATTCTTCCATTCCGTACAGTTCTGTTTAAAGGAAAAGCAAACAATGATGAATGTGTTCCTTCCAACAGTAACGCACAAGAGGATCAAGCAAACAACTGCATCCGTGTAGAAGTTTACGATTTCATTAAGGACGAGGAAAGAGGCCAAGGTAAAGTTGTTCAAGGTGGACTTTCCAAATATATGGAAATCTATTTCGAAGGACCGAACACCAACGATCCTGATCCTAGAATGGAACCTCCTCGTAAGATCAGCAAAATTATCAGCAGAGTTTATAAGAATAACTTCCTGATCGAAGATAAATCGGTTTCCGAGATCATCGACAGGGCTCCGAACGATCAACCAGGACATAACGACAAGATCGAACTTTTCTACCAAAAGAACAGTTATCCTGAGTGGAATCGTCCGGAAACTCCTAGCGAAAAAGGTGTTGGTAAATACGTTCTTGCTAACGTAGAAAATACTAAGACCCACCCTATCCGTAACTCTTTCAAAAAGACGTTCTACATTAAACATTTGGATTCGTTCGACAGATTATTTACCAAAATTTTCGATTATAACGACCAATTGGGTAATGAGAACTACAAAGAGAACGTAAACACGCTCAAGGAATCCCTGAAATACTAA